The sequence below is a genomic window from Mytilus edulis chromosome 2, xbMytEdul2.2, whole genome shotgun sequence.
ATTAAAAATGGAATAAACATGTTGTTAAGTGTAAAAGTATtggattatatataaaaaatgattttgtgaTTATATAATGGATCTAGCTTTTATCAGTAAACAGAGGtaggttaaaaaaaattcattttttgtggtAATTAAATTATCAGAATTCTGTGAATTAATAttgatctatatatttttttaacaaaagtgtCAAAATAATTGAGGGGAATGATAATCATAAGTTAGAAATATCTATACtatgtcaatatatatgtatCAATCATGTCTATCTGTATCTATCTATTCATctttctatctatatatataaaagcaagGAATAAAGTTCCTgaaataagattgagaatggaaatgcaaaatgtgtcaaagagacaacaacttgatCAACCAAAGAGAAAAAAACAGCCCACGGcaaacaatgggtcttcaacaaaacaagaaaatcCCGCATTCAAAAGATGGCTTCTCTTTCTTGTTAAAAGGTCTACTAGTACACCAATGTATACATATCAGTACATATATAATctgtatcaaacatttttttatcagttttcaGTAGAAAATGTCAACTTCATATCTTTCATAGTAACTAGTAACAATAtgctaaaacttttttttttttttacagctaaTGGAGTACAGACAGGCCCCTGTTAGTCCTGGGGCATCCAGTGTGCACTCTCAGGATGACATGGATAATGCAGACATCTTAGCATCCCCTCCTGTTTCTCCACCTCCAGTCAAACAAGACATGGATGATGATCGATTACCCAATGAACTTTTGGAGGAGATATGTGAGGACATTGGAATGAAGGAGGGGATGGAGTTAGATTTTGTGGAGTTTTTAATGGAACAGGACATGGTTGATCCACACATGTACATGACTCCAGAAGCCATTAAAAACACATTAGCGAATGTCAGTTCAGCTCCTGTGCCCAGCTCTGTGACTTTTGCCATACCTTCGAACAAAACAACCTTTAGTGCTGAAATTACAAATAGATCAAAGACTTGTGGTAGTCCCACTACAACATACTCTCAGGCTTCAAGTACAAATGGTACAGTAGCAACATCAAGTGGTTCTAGTAGTCCTGTAGCCAAACGATTTCATGTGTCTACTTCAGGGCCACCAAGTCCTGTAAGAATAAAACCACCTATTGATGTTTTCAAAGCTCCACCTACTCCTCCAACACCTCGTCGGCCTTCGTCAAATTCACAAAGTATTGCATCACCAAGTATATCAAGTACACAAGGTCCATTTTCACCACAGCCGTCTACATCAACTCCACAGAAGCAACCTCCCCCTTACAGTCAGGCTACTTCACAACAACAGGTTGCCCAGAAATGTATGCAAAGAGGGAATCAATCATCGTCAGGTGCATATAATTATCAAAGACTAGGTCGACCAGCGCCACCTAATGttaatgttcaaaacatgcaTCAGCAGTGGCCTGGTAAAATGCAACAAAATCATGTGCCTCAACAGCCAAATCAGATGAATCAAGCATGTGCTTTAAATGGAAACATGCGATTCCCGCCACAAACACAACAGTATTCAAGACACAGGGAATCTCCGATGGACAATGGTTATTTCTCAGCTGATACTGGAAGTGTTAGAAGTTATGGTTCTTCTGTTCAGTCATCAGCATCTGCATCATCTTCAATGACTGCAATTCATCGCTCAGCATCATTACCCGATCAAAAAAGTGTTCATTTTGCAGGGGACTGTGAACGTCCAGTATTGCAACAACAGCATTCATCAGAAGCTTTAGGTGGTTACAATCCTTATGATACAAATATACCTGACTGTGATCttatagaaaaccaaagaaatctTCCGTCCAAAATATTACCACGTTTGTCATCAAGCATGAAACCTGACATTGCTCCATATAATTTGAATTATCCCCGTGGTAGTAATAGTCGACCAGGGAGTGGGGATAATCCAATGGCATCAGCACAGACATTTGAATATCCTCATAGCAAAGCAGGGGATATTTTTGATGTGGACAATAATCAGAATAATATGTTTATCAATAATTACAATAGTTCTATGCAAAATCACACAATGCAAGAGCCAGACTTTTCGTCTTGTTCAGGTGGTGCCCCAATGGGAATGCAGCCATTAAgacattttaatgaacaaaatTCATGTAATATGCAGCAGATGAATGCTCAGCAACAAATGTATGGTTCTATGCAGAGAAACAAAGGttacaaacaaaatgaaatggGCAATATGAACTTCTGTGATAATCAATTTGGCCATCAAGGGCAGAATATGAATAATAGTTGTAGTATGATGAATACAGGACCTAAAATGATGGGTAACCCTCATGGTACCCCACAAGGTGGAATGATGGGACAAAACTGTAATTCAGGTTTCCAAGATGACGATTTCAATCAACATCATATGTCCCAACAAATGCATATGAATGGACAGCAACCCCAGATTATGCGACAAGGCAATATGGGTAATGAATTTGATCAACCACAATATAATCGAATGCAAGGTGCTAATATGAACAGTGGGATGTTCCCATCAGAAACTCAACAAAGTAATAGTGCTCAAAATTTGTGTCAGCCAAACTGGGGAGGCTCTGCTCCTCAGACACCACAACCGCAACCTGGGATGAATCCAAAAGGATCACATCCTGGAATGTCTGGAATGCCAGTGCCAGACATGCAAACACATGGACAGAATCCTATGCAAGGAGGAGGTCCTCCAATGCCCTGTACTATACCAAACTGTCAGAGTTGTAAAACAGGGTCACCACACCGTCCACCAATGTTGTCATCGCAACAAAGTTTTATACAGCATTTAATAACCGATCGTTCTAGTGCCTTCCGATCACACCCTCTCTTTCCATTACTACGGGATTTGATTATAGCAGACATGAACTTTGCATCACCACATTTTCCATATCAGTTGATAAGTAATTTACCGGcagattttgacaaattattacaAAACTTTTTACATAGGAATCCACCAAACGGACAGTATCAAAATAATTATGCAGTGGAAAGTGTCATCATGGATGCCTTGAAATATGCTCATCATTGTTTAATAGgtaagaatataaaaaagaattaagTTTTACATGAAAACAGTactattttatatagttttatagCAGCAACCTCACTGAAATCCTTTAGAAATGTTAAAgagttatcagaggtaccaggattataatttagtacgccagacgcgcgtttcgtctacataagactcatcagtgacgctcatatcgaaatatttatatgaaaccaaacaagaacaaagttgaagagcatttaaattccaaaatttctaaaaagttgtgccaaatacgtctaaggtaatctatgactgggataagaaaatcgttagtttttcaaaaaattcaaagttttataaacaggaaatttataaaaatgaccacattattgatattcatgtcaacaccgaagtgttgactactgggctggtgataccctcggggacgaaacgtccaccagcagtggcattgacccagtggtgtaaatagttgaGACATCATCATATATATACCGGTAGGTATATTTTTGTTGTCAGATGGTATTGGTAAACATGGATGATTGAAGATTTCAATATTAGGTcagtttctcagatactataagaatgatgtcaactatatttggtgtatataaTGATTTCAAGATGCatgttataaataaaaagtaCAGTAGGAATAACTAACCTTTAACATGTTGGTCTGATAGAGTTTGTCTGTCTTTGGCTTAATTTCTACATCTGGCATAGCACACAATTATCATACTGGAAGCTTTTTTTCTCTATTGGAAAATAaatggaaaaaggggggggggtatagaAAATGTCTTGTTCATTTAACTTATCCAGTCCAGTTTATCTGATTGACTTAATCATCATACATTGTACAAAATGTAACATGTCTTATGATGTCTGTTAATTTCAAGTCTTCCCAAGCCTTTAAATGGATTTAATTGAAGCTACAGTAAGGTTGTACTATTATGTAGATCAGTGTGAAGTGAATTCGAAATAACTGTTCTTACATCTTGAAAGAGTGGcaaaagacaccagagggacattcaaactcatagattgaaaataaactgagaacaacatggttaaaaaagaaaaagacaaatgatagtacacaagacataacatagaaaactaaagactaagcaacaccaacCCCACCAGACACTGGGGGCGATCTCAGGTGCCCacgaagggtaagcagatcctgctccacatatggcacctgtcatgttgctcatgttattacaaacccgctAAATAGTCTTAATTTTGTAGGTTACATTCTTGAAAAGGGAACATGCTTGagtaaaaataaaagtattttatactatttacatatatataaaattcaaatcATTATGGTATTGACCTTGTAAGTAGTagcatattttttaattaaattaatcaACCAGATTGAATATTGAGGGACTTTATCACAAATGATTCCCTATGGGACAATAAttcatgtaacaaaaatatgtCATGGCACAAATATAGGTCCTGTCCAAACTCCTTCTTTTACCTTTTCAGAGAAATATAATTATTTGATAGGACAAATGAACTTTTGGCTACTAAAATATGAATATTCATTATAACTTTTGTGAGAATTATATTCAaagaattttcattttaataccTAAAAAGATATGTATTGTACTTGAAATCTTAAACTGTTAATTTATTAACAAACAGTATTAACAATAGACACCAGGCTAAAAAACTTACAGtattaaaatacatgttaaaatcaaaaatTTCTAAACCCATTGCACTTTGATACATATAAGATTACAgaatatatttacaatatgttaAGTTAAAAACCTGTGGGACATATGGAATAGAATGTTAACTAAAGGAAAAGAAAACTGTAGGACATttcatttaatatcttaatttgCAAACTTAATTGGCTGCTGATATTCATAAATACTAAATGCACTCAGATTGCTGGTATCATTATGCATAATATGGAAATATAAACCATAGGCTTGTGGAAGTTAAGACAAAAAGATGTTAAAAAATGCTCATCATATGGAAATTTTAGTTTGATGCATAATGGATAATTTCAAtgaagttgatatatattatcaACTCTCAGTTCGTTCCAATTGATTGTAACTTGACATGTTCACAATGCTGCAGTGTAGACCAGTGGTTTCTGATCAAAATTATCTCTATTAAATCAGTGAAAGGAAGCAAGGCAAATACTAAAGACATGAAGGAATTGCATACAATTTACATACACTGTTTGGAGCAACATTGGTGACTAAACTTCCTGTATTTGGTGACACCACCCACATGTGCAAGGctttctttttaaattaatatgCAAGTTAAATTGTTCAGCCATCCTTTCATGTGAAGTCATTGgatatttttgtcatgaaatGTAAATCTAATACTGTTTTAATGAAGGTGTACATGCTGGTTAAGTTTTCTAGTTGCACTATGTACAGTATGTTAGGAAGACAATAGTTTTACTCGTATTCTTTATGTTTTCCATCTCTCTCTTACTTTTACTAGGACTACATAATACAGTAATTATTCCTCACTTGCAATAACccattgatttttttctgttgaggTTTTAAATGTAATTTGCTGTTGTTTCAAAACGATTTTCATCAATTTGCACATGTAAACAGGGGATATGTTGTTGCCGCTAGCGATTGCTTGAGTACTTTTCCACAATATACTCATTGATCGTAAAACTTTTCACCTGGTTATAGGTAATATCCATTCTATATAAGgcacagaaaacaaaatatgaaagttTTGATTAAAAGATATTTGATTGTTATTTAATTGATCTCTAATAGTGCTTTAGTGCATGTATGTAGATGAGAATTGATTATTAGGAAAGTTTTTCTAATTCACTCAATTAAGatcacttttatttttaatttacatttttcagaGAAAATTCGATCTCGTCAAGAACAGGATAAGCATACAAAGAGTACATCGAAATCTTTAAGTGCAATTGAAGAATTTTGTGAAAAATTTGACAGATCAGTTAGAAACAGCGTGATAAAGGTTTGTAGaaataagttaataaaaaaacTATGAATGGTATATATATGAAGTTAGACCCTTATCAACATATATACTTAAGAAATATCTTGCTTctcataaaaatgtatatttaaaggAAATACATGACATAAGTAACTTCTAATCGGACTGTATTACGCCATGTTAAGATGGTATATAGGCCATATACCGGTATATGATCAGATAAAAAACTTATGACAATACATTTACATCCATTGATCATGTTAATGATAATAAGCAAATATGGCCATTTAAGAATTGATTCATGTATACCAAAAGATCCCTCAAAATAAAGTTGACCCAAATACCATGCTTCAGTGAACATATAAGTTTAGTGTAAGTAACCATTCTCCACTCTAGGAGTTGGGGAAATATTGAAATTACCCTTTTTGTTCATATTGTCTTTCTGTTcatacaattcatatttaaataattttctctGGGAAACTAATAAACAGAATGACTTCAGCTTGAAAGTGATCAGTTGAATTGTTGTAGCACCCTTCAGATCTGACAGACACCTACTTTATGTTTGATACTTTGAaatttttcactatttttcaaatattttcattacaCATTTCTCAGGATTGGTCAGTAGCATTTTCTCTTATCAACAGCTTTTTTGTGATCAGCTACTTTTAAAATGTCCATAGCCTTCAATACCCTTTTGTGCTGATGAGAAGAATTTcaccacaataaatcaatccttaCATTGACTTTTTGAACTAGGtgatttactgtggattcattattattcgtgttCATGAACATGGaaaccaagaatttaaatgttaaacaaattataaattttctaAAAGAATGTATGCAGATTACCAAAACAACGAAattaaacatcaataaaaaagcaagttttcctcaatccacaaaaataaatatccacAGTATGTGTACTTGGATCCTTTAAGAgtttttcagtatttttgaaTAGTAAAGTTTGTACTCCAAATCAACACTGAAATCATTGAGATAGATATTTTAAAGGTCAAAATATGGACCTGTTGTAAATCTGGTGAATAATTTACAATAACGAATACTATTCCATTAAATAAAGGTCATATGAACTGTTTTTCACTGTTTCGTTGGCTTTAACTTTAAGCTGAAGCTTTAGTTCTCAGTTCGTCTCCAGAATCAAATAACCTATCATAGTCTAACCTGGCCATTGTTTGTCCATGTGATGTTAAAACAGTCTTAAACAGTCTggttaaaatatatgaaatttttattatacaaaaggaactagtaaaatcttaaattataatacattgtatatcatgtatatatcatgtattgttGAAACTTTAATATGACACCTTCATCATGGTGTACCAAAATCTTGTCTTTGTTGATATTGCAAAAAATTCAGTAAAAAGTAAATACATTCAAGTCACACCTGGCTGCAACATCTAGGAAACctaaatttttattcattaaaaggTTTGAACTACTTGGTGgtgtcaaaaataaaagtatcTGCTCTCAGTATGCCTGGCTGAGCTGTTTTTGTCAACTTGTCGATCAAACTGAATATGAAGGTAGATTGAATAACTAAAGTTTGGCGAGATACCATCTCCATGTATTACCAATACTCAAAATGGGTGGTCCTCAAGTGATAGGTTCTCCGCCTGGCTATTGTTAATCACTGACCCGACCACTGACCAAGTAGATTGTGTATTGTTTGACAAACAACTCTTAGCCCCTCCCTGGGAGTGTAAGGAATTTGATAACAAGGCCTTGGCTACTATACAGATTTATACAAagtcattaaaacgtttaatcagATGATAAAATTACAGCTGGATGATTCATTCTAAAATACACATTTTACATTGTGTATTGggttttcatttaatatttcattttctcaAGTTACTTTGATAAATTCTATCATATGTATTATATTGTCCTGTGTTATCAAAGTTTATTACCTGAAATAAACAATTTGAGATCAAGGAATAAATCATATTAAAGGTATATAAAAAGTTTCAAAAGCCCTCATAATTCAGAAGTATACAATAAAGGAATTAAGGCACTAAACAAAGTCCAATACAAAATTAATTGGAGTTGTTTAGGAACAGGAGGAGCAATTtgtttaaaaagagaaaaaaaatcaacaaaagaattataaataaaaattgtgtTTAATTTGTGGTGAGTTATAAGGGAGGAATGTTTGGTTAATCAGACAGCCATGTGTTTTTACTAATATCACTATGACTTGATGATAAGGCCTCTCAAAATGTATCTTGCACAATTAAACATTGCTATTttattctgtcaagtatttggtATAAAATACatacaacatttatatatatatatatatattatatatattgacttttcaaaaaaaaaataacatacattttgtaaatgctCTTCTTAGAGATCCTTGCCATTTACACTTTTGTTTGGTAATTTttgtttggtaattttttttgtcaCAATGAAACCTAGATCACATGAGAAATGATTTGTGTTTTTGtgttaataatatttgtttttactcaagatattaaagaaattaagtttaaataaaaaaaaatctcatttgaCATGTAGTTTAATAAATTGAATTACTAGATAAAAAGATTTGGTTTTTTTAACTTTTGCTTTAGTGATAAGTAGAATTCTGAATTTGGAACCAACATTTCTTGAATGACATTTCAAAACTACTGAGTTTTCTTTGTTATACATAATTGTTTGATGTACCAGTCATTGTCTTGTATCCTTATCATGAAATTAGtttgtattttcatttcaaacatgTTTGAGAGGATTGCCATGTATTAATGGTCATATATATGAATTCAGAAATGCCAGCGTTACTTGCTGCGAAACAAAGCCTTTAATATTCAGATTGAAGTAGAATGTTATCAGATAGGTGTCACTAGTGGAGCAGGAACAGCTTACGCTATGGAGTACTGTGATGACTCCCAGTGAGGATTTTGTTATTCAGACTCTATGCATTATTTGGTGGTTTTTGCTTTTATTGATTCTTTTTAGCTACATGGCCTTGTCTGCATTTCTTTGACTTTGATATTTTCATTGCAGACTTTGCTCTTCTTAATTCTATTCCATATTTTAAAGGGTGTGACCCCAAATTATCAGAATTAGCAAAACTACAAAAATTCTCTAGTTGCAACACTTCAGACACATCTACTGGAATTTAGGGCTTTTAAATAACTTCAACAGCAATAGGATCATCATTCACTTGACATAAGATTTAAGACCGGTAATTAATGCCAGTAGGTAAAAGTTTGGGCTCACCTGTTTCTATTTCCATGACTTTATTTTCAACTCTTTGTTTCTGTATTTATTAGTTTTGTAAGGTTACACCAAACAGATTTAAGACAGCTGCTTTCATTAGGAGTGTGTGGGGTCTTTCAGATCAACTATTACCTGCATTTGTAaaggttttaaattaaaaaaaaacaaaaacaaaaacagttccAATATCACTCCAGATCTAGTCTTGATTTTGTGCTTGACTGACAAATTAAAGACTGGCTATGATATTGCACTAACTGACAGGCTTATATCATGCAGATCTAATGAGTATAACATGCAATGACTAGGCCATAGTATTGTACATGTGTGGTGCCAGTTACACTGAAGGAAGGACTAACCTTGTGTTAATATTTCTATTTCTTGTTTTGCCTAACCATGTTTTTTTCTTTGACCTGAGTAATTTTAAGATGTTATCTTTCTTTGGGTTTGTCAGTATCTGTTAGTaagaataatgttttatttttcccTCCCTTTTTAACTGTAGTGATGAATGATAAGGTCAAACTTAAGTGTGGATTTACATCAATATGGTTTATCAGTTGTTTATGTctgtataaatatgatatattgtGCTTGATTTCATCAAATTCCACTCAGGCATTTTACAACATGGAAAAATGTTCATTGTGATTTACTATGACATTCATAGATATTCTTCATTCTTTTGGTATTTCTTGGAGGGTCTGCATGAAAATctctgtataaaaaaaatgccaGAGTTTGGTCGAGAAGTTGATACAAAATTGGAGGAGGAGGCAAGGGGACCTAGGCCTTTTTGTTAAAATTCTTGAATAACTGAATATACTTTAGCTTTGACATAATAGACATCTTTAAATTGCTGTATacttttttctcaatttaaacaaatgaattaAACCTGTTTAAAACTTCTTCATGATATAAATAAGAccatcttttttttcttatattgtaaGAAACTTTTGTATGACACAAGGAGTTTGATACTCCAGGGttgtttaaaagtaaaagttTGTTTCTTAGTGTTATAAATCTGTTGGTGATCCCTCCTACATGTATCATGAGACTGGACTTTGTAAGATTAGAGGTGATAATATGGTCAGTTGTTACATTTATCACCTGTTATCTATTATTATCACACATTGTTTGACCATGATATAATCATGACACTTATTGTCCTCAACACATTTTCTTTAATGTCATTGTCTGACTATAAACAATGGCTTTGCCAAGATTTATCACTGTTCTCTTTGTTTTGGTATGATCTTCATAGGACTTTCAGGAATCCCTTTCAACTGGCTTATATTGCTTTGACCACATATTTTTGCAATGCTTCAAGAGGTTGCAAGGGGCACAGACAAACCAGGTATCCTTCTGTCTTTTAAGAGCTCCCACAATGTGTTCCATCAAAGTCATGTTCATGAAATTTATGAATAAGGTTCTATCAGAATTGTCTTGAATGAGTATGAAAGCTAGTGCTGATAAACTTATTTTTAGGGAGTTATGTACCTTGGAAATGTTACCTATATGGAAAATTACATTTTTAGTGtcctcatgtgtacaattcttgacAAGAATTTTATGAAATGTATATAACAATGTTTGCATCAGCAATAACTAGATTGTCATTAAAAATCAGCGCTGATCAATATATTTGCTTTGTTAGCAATCTCATGAAAAGTTGCAAAGAACCCTAAAAAGATAGTGTGATTGTTGCCTTTGGAAAGATAAATGTTTCCATCTGCTggataaattaaaaactttttttttcttttttttatttcaaacttgcTGTCAAGTGATCTGAATTTTGAATGACCAGTTAATTGGAGGATTTCATGTAGGAATCACTGACAACtgacctgatttatgtacaaatgtatcagaTCTTTAATATAACATATTATACTTATGATAGTTGATAAGAGTatcaatgtttttaatataaCTTACTGAGGAAGGTCTGTAAAGGCCAGATGTTTGGGACAAGAATATTTACTAAAAAAGGGATTAGTTCTTTTTCATTGGCAGAGTGTGTAACTGTAAATATTAGGTATATAGTCATGCATTCGATATTATTCATAAATTTAATACATGTTTTAGTGGAATCTTAACTgcaaaaaatgttgttttcaatgaTTAAGGTGTTTCAGCAatgttttttataaacaattatataaattttgcttttttttttcagCCTGCAACATTCCAGGTTCCTAATTCACAGAACCAAGTAACAACAACAATGGGTGGACCCATGGGTCCAGGAATGACACCTCAGATGGAGACACCAACAAAAGACCACAAATTTAGTGCTATGGATAATATGATGGTTAGACATGTTATATTTCGATATTCAAGAATCTGTTTTTCCAATTTATGATTTTGTTAACAATACTGTTGGTGTAAACAATCTTAAATTTTTATGCCTCACAAAATACcaattaagtttgaatttttgttctagagttatgcccctttacaaatagacAAATTGCTGAAactttcgtttccgttctctaagtTTAGTTAGGctcatttatatataatatgtatatatatacaagtctaagtTGAAAACAACATACAAACGAATGGTTGTGTTGGAtataaaaatcacaatttttatacggataaatgcaaaataaatttctAAGGAGGGGGGGGCCgcacaacattttccaaaagacaaaaaaaaatgaaaaattatattttaacaaaacacatttgactagcaggtcaaACAACAGATGTTCTTAAATcttgctgactgccattggcgattgctaAATAAACTGATcaccagatgtaacaaaatggatcttaaagtcatatgaaacctcaaattgaaaaaaaatatgcatatgttttttaaaactaaatggatagttttcatttacaacttatgtacatatacttttttctgaggaaaattctttaatttgtccacatttagaagaagtttacttatttttaattgcttgctgccaggaagcaattcgccaacatattttctgtatgcatagtgacctaagcgtgaccctcctggtaaaaatccggtgatagcaatacgcatgaatttgtcattaaaataaacaattacctgattgtatatgttaaacacgtgctaaatacccatgctttttgttgattatgtactataaggtgacaattggTAAACTTTGGCTtttaatgagtagccatatttgttaaatcataacagacagatagaaaaaaaattgacgattacacgatatatttgcgtaaaaaatgataaaattgtgcacagaggactaagtttataatatatacatgcattggttcaagaattggatgaacattatttttcacaagtcactcgtttcttatgactttaattattaatttgataccaaaatgaaataaaaaacaataaatataaagtaATTCTAAGTATACTCCAACAATCTAATAATAGGACATGTTTTATGATAATTTGATGACAACCATTACAAGACAATTTTATaaggatttttataaatttttgtagatGGTAGGTGGAATGTTTGCCTCACCAATGGCCAAGAAGAATTTAGAGATGTCAGCATTTAGTGGCCAGTTCAAATCTCTGAAAGACTTGGCTGATTTTAGTGATAATGGCAGTCTTGTTAGCAGTAGCAGTAACCATAGTAACAAGTCAGAATCAAAGAAACACCCTAGTCTGCCCAAAGAGGTAACTGTTCAAAATGAAAAGCACATTCTGTTTGTTCAATCTTTTGGTTTTCAGATCACCTGTCTCAAATGGCCACATAgtttttttatggccccgcaaagAAGTTGTCGGTGCCGTATAGTTTTACCCTCGTCCGTTATTCCAAAATTCTGAAATTCCGTAATTTCCATCATTCCGCAAGCAAACCATTTTACAGAGTTTTTGTAATGCTCAACTAATTTTTGCCTAAATTAcaggctatggactttgataaattgttgaaaatcacagttattcagactttttttctaaatgctttcagatattgggc
It includes:
- the LOC139513083 gene encoding uncharacterized protein isoform X2; its protein translation is MKIMTNLSVADLYNCDSSPLELMEYRQAPVSPGASSVHSQDDMDNADILASPPVSPPPVKQDMDDDRLPNELLEEICEDIGMKEGMELDFVEFLMEQDMVDPHMYMTPEAIKNTLANVSSAPVPSSVTFAIPSNKTTFSAEITNRSKTCGSPTTTYSQASSTNGTVATSSGSSSPVAKRFHVSTSGPPSPVRIKPPIDVFKAPPTPPTPRRPSSNSQSIASPSISSTQGPFSPQPSTSTPQKQPPPYSQATSQQQVAQKCMQRGNQSSSGAYNYQRLGRPAPPNVNVQNMHQQWPGKMQQNHVPQQPNQMNQACALNGNMRFPPQTQQYSRHRESPMDNGYFSADTGSVRSYGSSVQSSASASSSMTAIHRSASLPDQKSVHFAGDCERPVLQQQHSSEALGGYNPYDTNIPDCDLIENQRNLPSKILPRLSSSMKPDIAPYNLNYPRGSNSRPGSGDNPMASAQTFEYPHSKAGDIFDVDNNQNNMFINNYNSSMQNHTMQEPDFSSCSGGAPMGMQPLRHFNEQNSCNMQQMNAQQQMYGSMQRNKGYKQNEMGNMNFCDNQFGHQGQNMNNSCSMMNTGPKMMGNPHGTPQGGMMGQNCNSGFQDDDFNQHHMSQQMHMNGQQPQIMRQGNMGNEFDQPQYNRMQGANMNSGMFPSETQQSNSAQNLCQPNWGGSAPQTPQPQPGMNPKGSHPGMSGMPVPDMQTHGQNPMQGGGPPMPCTIPNCQSCKTGSPHRPPMLSSQQSFIQHLITDRSSAFRSHPLFPLLRDLIIADMNFASPHFPYQLISNLPADFDKLLQNFLHRNPPNGQYQNNYAVESVIMDALKYAHHCLIEKIRSRQEQDKHTKSTSKSLSAIEEFCEKFDRSVRNSVIKPATFQVPNSQNQVTTTMGGPMGPGMTPQMETPTKDHKFSAMDNMMMVGGMFASPMAKKNLEMSAFSGQFKSLKDLADFSDNGSLVSSSSNHSNKSESKKHPSLPKEAVAIMLDWLRQHKDNPYPNDDEKAMLIKQTGLTINQINYWFTNARRRILPKWAQQCK
- the LOC139513083 gene encoding uncharacterized protein isoform X1 → MANIKIEPLPMDRYSPLTINVNAMDDDKVQKQLLKRQRESKSDKFHLMEYRQAPVSPGASSVHSQDDMDNADILASPPVSPPPVKQDMDDDRLPNELLEEICEDIGMKEGMELDFVEFLMEQDMVDPHMYMTPEAIKNTLANVSSAPVPSSVTFAIPSNKTTFSAEITNRSKTCGSPTTTYSQASSTNGTVATSSGSSSPVAKRFHVSTSGPPSPVRIKPPIDVFKAPPTPPTPRRPSSNSQSIASPSISSTQGPFSPQPSTSTPQKQPPPYSQATSQQQVAQKCMQRGNQSSSGAYNYQRLGRPAPPNVNVQNMHQQWPGKMQQNHVPQQPNQMNQACALNGNMRFPPQTQQYSRHRESPMDNGYFSADTGSVRSYGSSVQSSASASSSMTAIHRSASLPDQKSVHFAGDCERPVLQQQHSSEALGGYNPYDTNIPDCDLIENQRNLPSKILPRLSSSMKPDIAPYNLNYPRGSNSRPGSGDNPMASAQTFEYPHSKAGDIFDVDNNQNNMFINNYNSSMQNHTMQEPDFSSCSGGAPMGMQPLRHFNEQNSCNMQQMNAQQQMYGSMQRNKGYKQNEMGNMNFCDNQFGHQGQNMNNSCSMMNTGPKMMGNPHGTPQGGMMGQNCNSGFQDDDFNQHHMSQQMHMNGQQPQIMRQGNMGNEFDQPQYNRMQGANMNSGMFPSETQQSNSAQNLCQPNWGGSAPQTPQPQPGMNPKGSHPGMSGMPVPDMQTHGQNPMQGGGPPMPCTIPNCQSCKTGSPHRPPMLSSQQSFIQHLITDRSSAFRSHPLFPLLRDLIIADMNFASPHFPYQLISNLPADFDKLLQNFLHRNPPNGQYQNNYAVESVIMDALKYAHHCLIEKIRSRQEQDKHTKSTSKSLSAIEEFCEKFDRSVRNSVIKPATFQVPNSQNQVTTTMGGPMGPGMTPQMETPTKDHKFSAMDNMMMVGGMFASPMAKKNLEMSAFSGQFKSLKDLADFSDNGSLVSSSSNHSNKSESKKHPSLPKEAVAIMLDWLRQHKDNPYPNDDEKAMLIKQTGLTINQINYWFTNARRRILPKWAQQCK